Proteins encoded in a region of the Burkholderia ubonensis subsp. mesacidophila genome:
- a CDS encoding coniferyl aldehyde dehydrogenase has protein sequence MKNDLPEFAALTSLLHDQRAAYLRAPYPDWETRAKHLRALRTLLIDHADALADAISADFGHRAKQEVLLSEIWMAKEEIDEALKHGKRWMKPLRKPMNKWLRPARAKVIPQPLGVVGIVVPWNYPVLLAAGPLICALAAGNRAIVKMSELTPRTSALFEQLIAKTFSRDHVAVVNGDAEIGAAFSALPFDHLLFTGSTQVGRHVMRAAAENLTPVTLELGGKSPAIVGPNARFDAAVDAIVAGKTLNAGQTCIAPDYVLLPRGMEAAFIERARTRLAKMYPDFSRNADYTTIVSDRHFARLQQLASDAQAAGAQLHPLADASSDSASRRFVPCAVTQVPAASQLMQEEIFGPLLPLVPYERLDEAIAYVNARPRPLALYLFDDDAGTVERVMRETISGGVSVNETLMHIACGSLPFGGVGASGMGAYHGYDGFVTFSKMKPVLTQARLNARSLLAPPYGTRFAALIKLMLRF, from the coding sequence ATGAAGAACGACCTGCCCGAATTCGCCGCACTGACGTCGCTGCTGCACGACCAGCGCGCCGCCTACCTGCGTGCGCCGTATCCCGACTGGGAGACCCGTGCGAAGCATCTGCGCGCGCTGCGCACGCTGCTGATCGACCATGCCGACGCGCTTGCCGACGCGATCAGCGCGGACTTCGGCCATCGCGCGAAGCAGGAGGTGCTGCTGTCGGAAATCTGGATGGCGAAGGAAGAGATCGACGAGGCATTGAAGCACGGCAAGCGCTGGATGAAGCCGCTGCGCAAGCCGATGAACAAATGGCTGCGGCCCGCGCGCGCGAAGGTGATTCCGCAGCCGCTCGGCGTGGTCGGCATCGTCGTGCCGTGGAACTACCCGGTGCTGCTCGCGGCCGGCCCGCTGATCTGCGCGCTCGCGGCCGGCAACCGCGCGATCGTCAAGATGTCCGAACTGACGCCGCGCACGTCCGCGCTGTTCGAGCAGCTGATCGCGAAGACCTTCTCGCGCGACCACGTCGCGGTCGTGAACGGCGACGCGGAAATCGGCGCCGCGTTCAGCGCGCTGCCGTTCGACCACCTGCTGTTCACCGGCTCGACGCAGGTCGGCCGGCACGTGATGCGCGCGGCGGCCGAAAACCTCACGCCCGTCACGCTCGAGCTCGGCGGCAAGTCGCCGGCGATCGTCGGGCCGAACGCGCGCTTCGACGCGGCGGTCGACGCGATCGTCGCGGGCAAGACGCTGAACGCCGGCCAGACCTGCATCGCGCCCGACTACGTGCTGCTGCCGCGCGGGATGGAAGCCGCGTTCATCGAGCGCGCGCGCACGCGGCTCGCGAAGATGTATCCGGATTTCTCCCGCAACGCCGATTACACGACGATCGTGTCGGACCGCCATTTCGCGCGGCTGCAGCAGCTCGCGAGCGACGCGCAGGCGGCCGGCGCGCAGTTGCACCCGCTCGCGGACGCGTCGTCCGATTCCGCGTCGCGCCGCTTCGTGCCGTGCGCGGTCACGCAGGTGCCGGCCGCATCGCAGCTGATGCAGGAAGAGATCTTCGGCCCGCTGCTGCCGCTCGTGCCGTACGAGCGGCTCGACGAGGCGATCGCCTACGTGAACGCGCGGCCGCGGCCGCTCGCGCTGTACCTGTTCGACGACGACGCCGGCACGGTCGAGCGCGTGATGCGAGAAACGATCTCGGGCGGCGTCTCGGTCAACGAAACGCTGATGCACATCGCGTGCGGCAGCCTGCCGTTCGGCGGCGTCGGTGCAAGCGGGATGGGCGCGTATCACGGCTACGACGGCTTCGTGACGTTCTCGAAGATGAAGCCGGTGCTGACGCAGGCGCGCCTGAACGCGCGCAGCCTGCTCGCGCCGCCGTACGGCACGCGCTTCGCCGCGCTGATCAAGCTGATGCTGAGGTTCTGA
- a CDS encoding serine/threonine protein kinase: MRGMNEVTPAPSAPAGPPFAGLTPECVLDALDSVLMPAGLRTDGRLLALNSYENRVYQVGIEDGPPIVAKFYRPARWSDDAILEEHAFVAELAAREIPAVPARAFDGRTLHAFDGFRFSIFERRGGRAPELDRADTLEWLGRFIGRIHAVGATQPYVARPTLDIRTFGYEPRDYLLAHDFIPDDVRPAYETAVTLALEGVEAAFERAGELRLLRTHGDCHPSNVLWTDAGPHFVDFDDSRMAPAIQDLWLLLPGDRAGASRALADLLAGYEDFCEFEPRELHLVEALRTLRLIHYAAWLARRWDDPAFPAAFPWFNTHRYWEARVLELREQIGAMQEGPLWPV, translated from the coding sequence ATGCGGGGGATGAACGAAGTCACTCCCGCTCCTTCCGCCCCAGCCGGGCCGCCGTTTGCCGGCCTCACGCCCGAGTGCGTGCTCGACGCGCTCGACAGCGTGCTGATGCCGGCCGGCCTGCGCACCGACGGGCGCCTGCTCGCCCTCAACAGTTACGAAAACCGCGTCTACCAGGTCGGCATCGAAGATGGCCCGCCGATCGTCGCGAAGTTCTATCGCCCGGCGCGCTGGTCGGACGACGCGATCCTCGAGGAACACGCATTCGTCGCCGAGCTCGCCGCGCGCGAGATTCCGGCGGTGCCCGCGCGCGCGTTCGATGGCCGCACGCTGCATGCGTTCGACGGCTTCCGCTTCTCGATCTTCGAGCGGCGCGGCGGCCGCGCGCCCGAACTCGATCGCGCCGACACGCTCGAATGGCTCGGCCGCTTCATCGGCCGCATCCACGCGGTCGGCGCGACCCAGCCGTACGTCGCGCGTCCCACGCTCGACATCCGCACGTTCGGCTACGAACCGCGCGACTATCTGCTCGCGCACGATTTCATTCCGGATGACGTGCGGCCGGCCTACGAGACGGCGGTCACGCTCGCGCTCGAGGGCGTCGAGGCCGCGTTCGAGCGCGCGGGCGAGCTCCGCCTGCTGCGCACGCACGGCGATTGCCATCCGAGCAACGTGCTGTGGACCGACGCGGGGCCGCACTTCGTCGACTTCGACGACAGCCGGATGGCACCCGCGATCCAGGATCTGTGGCTGCTGCTGCCCGGCGACCGCGCGGGCGCGTCGCGCGCGCTCGCCGACCTGCTCGCCGGCTACGAGGACTTCTGCGAATTCGAGCCGCGCGAGCTGCATCTGGTCGAGGCGCTGCGTACGCTGCGCCTGATCCACTACGCCGCGTGGCTCGCGCGGCGCTGGGACGATCCGGCGTTTCCGGCCGCGTTCCCGTGGTTCAACACGCATCGTTACTGGGAAGCGCGCGTGCTCGAACTGCGCGAGCAGATCGGCGCGATGCAGGAAGGGCCGCTCTGGCCCGTGTGA